One Terriglobia bacterium DNA window includes the following coding sequences:
- a CDS encoding PadR family transcriptional regulator: MARSTQRVDEHDPDPGRFSDPPLLVLASLADGPKHGHAMIDDIERLCGTRLGPGTLYGAITRLEQQKLIEPLPEEDRRHPYRITAAGARLLRARLTTLNHFARRALRRLEAT; encoded by the coding sequence GTGGCACGAAGTACGCAGCGCGTAGATGAACACGATCCCGATCCGGGACGCTTCTCTGATCCTCCCTTACTCGTCCTGGCCAGTCTCGCCGACGGCCCGAAGCATGGGCACGCCATGATAGACGACATCGAGCGATTGTGCGGCACACGCCTCGGACCGGGGACGCTATACGGCGCGATCACGCGGCTGGAACAGCAGAAGCTGATCGAACCGTTGCCGGAGGAGGATCGCCGTCACCCCTACCGCATTACCGCTGCAGGCGCGCGCCTTCTGCGGGCCAGGCTGACCACGTTGAACCATTTTGCGCGCAGGGCGCTGCGCCGGCTGGAGGCGACATGA
- a CDS encoding GNAT family N-acetyltransferase, which yields MFRFRYATADDADELQRLAVRTYYETFAAVNTPGNMRAYLESAFALDRIRAELSDPAAVWLLALSDEAFAGYAKLLAGPPPECVIGDAPIELVRFYIDRQWHGSGLASELMQLCLEEARQRSFKTMYLGVWENNERAKAFYKKWNFVRAGEHVFPMGDDPQIDWWMTRRI from the coding sequence ATGTTTCGATTCAGATACGCGACAGCAGATGATGCAGATGAGTTGCAGCGCCTCGCCGTACGCACATATTACGAGACCTTCGCAGCAGTCAACACGCCCGGGAACATGCGGGCTTATCTGGAGAGCGCGTTCGCTTTGGATCGAATTCGGGCGGAGCTGAGTGACCCCGCAGCCGTCTGGCTGCTCGCCCTATCCGATGAGGCCTTCGCTGGTTATGCGAAGCTGTTGGCCGGTCCGCCCCCTGAGTGCGTCATCGGGGACGCGCCGATTGAACTCGTGCGGTTTTATATCGACCGGCAATGGCACGGCAGCGGACTGGCATCCGAGCTGATGCAATTGTGTCTGGAGGAAGCGCGGCAACGGAGCTTCAAGACCATGTATCTCGGCGTCTGGGAGAATAATGAACGCGCGAAAGCGTTTTATAAGAAATGGAACTTTGTCCGCGCCGGAGAGCATGTGTTTCCGATGGGAGACGATCCTCAAATCGATTGGTGGATGACACGGCGGATATAA